The nucleotide sequence GCAAATACATTTACAGATGTTACCCTAAAACAGGTAACAATAAGATGCTTTTTTAGAAACTATTCTTGGATTATTTTTCTTCCAATTTGGCTGCTGTCTTATTATTACCTTGAACATCCTCAATTTGACTATATTGCCTTATGTTGTCTCTTGTGTCCTGTTGTAATATTAATTTTACTTTTTGTATTAGCAATATTTGATAAACGCAAACAAACGTTTTATGATAAGATTGCAAAAACAGTAGTAATAGAATATAAACCTAGTTGATGTTTTTCTTTAGTTGTCTGTATTATTGCTTACAAAGTGACTTTTTTGTTTCTGCATGAGCTAAATTAACTACCAATATCATACCTGAAGAATCCACCTGACCATTCTAGAAAATTTAATGCTGAGTACACTTTACTTTTAGCTTCTTCCATAGTGTTTCCTTCTCCTACTATATTTAGCACCCTTCCGCCATCTGAAATCCAATTGCCACTTTCATCTCGCTTAGTGCCAGCATGAAATACTAGCACTCCAGGAATGTTCTCAATTTTATCT is from Wolbachia endosymbiont (group B) of Hofmannophila pseudospretella and encodes:
- a CDS encoding RDD family protein gives rise to the protein MNIEINHVGFMKRTVASTLDAVIYSLASFLFKDFILILYIVVEILMITRFGGTPGKLLLKIYIKDANTFTDVTLKQVTIRCFFRNYSWIIFLPIWLLSYYYLEHPQFDYIALCCLLCPVVILILLFVLAIFDKRKQTFYDKIAKTVVIEYKPS